From one Bacillus sp. FJAT-42376 genomic stretch:
- a CDS encoding 5-oxoprolinase subunit PxpA, with protein sequence MQIDLNCDLGESFGSYRIGNDEAILPLVSSVNIACGYHAGDPSVMRKTVRQALDSHAAIGAHPGLPDLQGFGRRAWTLSPDEAYDIVLYQIGALDGFVRSEGGRMHHVKPHGALYNMAAADPFLAKAIAKAIYKYDASLILFGLSGSELLKAGKETGLKTASEVFADRTYQSSGALTPRTHPHALITDHGTAIEQVKKMILEQKTMSTDGQEIPITADTVCIHGDGAHALEFAEKIGRELQQSGIEIKSVE encoded by the coding sequence ATGCAAATAGACTTAAACTGCGATTTGGGAGAAAGCTTCGGTTCCTACCGGATCGGCAACGATGAAGCAATCCTGCCCCTTGTTTCCTCTGTGAATATTGCATGCGGGTATCATGCAGGCGATCCCTCTGTTATGAGAAAGACAGTCAGACAGGCTCTGGACAGTCATGCTGCAATCGGCGCTCATCCGGGCCTCCCTGATCTGCAGGGCTTTGGCAGAAGGGCTTGGACACTGTCACCTGATGAAGCGTATGACATCGTTCTGTATCAAATCGGGGCCCTTGATGGTTTTGTCCGTTCTGAAGGCGGCCGCATGCATCATGTGAAACCTCACGGAGCGCTCTACAATATGGCAGCCGCTGACCCCTTCCTTGCCAAAGCGATTGCAAAAGCCATATATAAATATGATGCCTCCCTTATTTTATTTGGATTGTCCGGCAGCGAACTCTTAAAAGCAGGGAAGGAAACGGGGTTAAAAACGGCAAGTGAGGTATTCGCTGACAGAACGTATCAAAGCTCAGGCGCCCTTACGCCGAGGACACATCCACATGCGCTCATAACAGATCACGGCACGGCGATTGAGCAGGTAAAGAAGATGATTCTGGAGCAAAAAACGATGAGTACGGATGGGCAAGAAATACCGATTACTGCAGATACTGTGTGCATCCATGGAGATGGAGCCCACGCGCTGGAATTTGCCGAGAAAATAGGAAGAGAACTGCAGCAATCAGGAATTGAAATAAAATCAGTTGAATGA
- a CDS encoding class I SAM-dependent methyltransferase translates to MQTVSNMERLFTALNESAEQLAEELELSYVEAVAETGENLFHGEVLQDELSEIAKKKLQKIYADIQLDTYESEEIRKAFQLCVLKGLKEGAHPNHQMTPDSVGIFVGYLVQRFMSRQTRFSLLDPAVGTGNLLTSVLNQLKDHEVESTGVDVDDLLIQLSYINANLQKHPVQFYNQDSLQNLFADPADAVICDLPVGYYPNDEGAASFKLKADEGHSYAHHLFIEQSMNHAKPGGFLFFIIPNQLFSSKEAPKLNEFIKEHAYIQGLLQLPLSMFQGEQHAKSIFILQKKGEGASAPKQAMLADLPKFSNFEGMQAMMKQINEWFDTNR, encoded by the coding sequence ATGCAAACCGTTTCAAATATGGAAAGGCTGTTTACCGCATTAAACGAGTCAGCTGAACAGCTTGCCGAAGAACTGGAATTATCCTATGTAGAGGCAGTCGCAGAAACAGGGGAAAATTTATTCCATGGTGAGGTTCTGCAAGATGAGTTAAGTGAAATTGCCAAAAAGAAATTACAAAAAATATATGCTGACATCCAGCTTGATACATACGAATCAGAAGAAATCAGAAAAGCGTTCCAATTGTGTGTGCTAAAAGGACTGAAAGAGGGAGCTCATCCAAATCATCAGATGACACCTGATTCAGTTGGTATTTTTGTCGGCTATCTCGTGCAGCGGTTCATGAGCAGGCAGACCCGGTTCTCGTTGCTCGACCCTGCTGTCGGAACGGGAAACCTGCTGACTTCTGTATTAAATCAGCTGAAGGATCATGAGGTGGAAAGCACCGGGGTGGATGTAGATGATTTGTTAATCCAGCTTTCCTATATCAATGCAAATCTTCAAAAACACCCTGTTCAATTTTACAATCAGGACAGTCTGCAGAATTTGTTTGCAGATCCGGCGGATGCCGTGATATGTGATCTGCCCGTTGGATACTATCCGAATGATGAAGGAGCGGCCTCTTTTAAGCTGAAAGCAGATGAAGGCCATTCCTATGCCCACCATCTCTTTATTGAACAAAGCATGAACCATGCTAAGCCGGGCGGATTTTTATTTTTTATCATTCCCAATCAGCTATTCAGTTCAAAAGAAGCACCTAAATTAAATGAATTTATTAAAGAGCATGCCTATATTCAGGGATTGCTGCAGCTTCCCCTTTCCATGTTCCAGGGAGAACAGCATGCGAAAAGCATCTTCATTCTTCAGAAAAAAGGAGAAGGAGCGTCTGCACCTAAGCAGGCCATGCTTGCAGACCTCCCGAAATTCTCAAATTTCGAGGGAATGCAGGCTATGATGAAACAAATTAATGAATGGTTTGATACGAACAGATAA
- the ytfJ gene encoding GerW family sporulation protein encodes MSDHPIQGLMKTAMENLKQMVDVNTIIGDPVETPDGSVILTVSKVGFGFAAGGSEFGQPAGEDQSFSQPQAGHVSGNNPKNKMPFGGGSGGGVSITPIAFLIVGHNGVKMLHLDESTHLYERILESAPQTIEKIQKMFKKNDSQSKGQQPSSMRDDIDF; translated from the coding sequence ATGAGTGACCATCCAATTCAAGGCCTGATGAAGACGGCTATGGAAAATCTAAAGCAAATGGTTGATGTAAATACAATTATTGGAGACCCGGTTGAAACACCTGACGGCAGTGTCATTTTAACTGTTTCAAAAGTGGGCTTCGGATTTGCCGCAGGTGGAAGTGAATTCGGACAGCCTGCAGGAGAAGATCAATCCTTTTCACAGCCTCAAGCCGGACATGTGAGCGGAAATAACCCGAAAAACAAAATGCCTTTCGGCGGAGGAAGCGGCGGCGGAGTATCCATTACGCCGATTGCCTTTTTAATTGTAGGCCACAATGGGGTAAAAATGCTTCATTTAGACGAAAGCACCCACTTATACGAAAGAATTCTTGAATCAGCTCCTCAAACTATTGAAAAAATCCAGAAAATGTTCAAAAAAAATGATTCTCAATCAAAAGGGCAGCAGCCTTCATCGATGAGAGACGATATTGACTTTTAA
- a CDS encoding RDD family protein: METTFDDARQPSVQPESIQPEPAFGGFWIRFWAYLVDLAVIAGINAILIKPIFILTGADGGTSFFSPKPLLQLMVYFLYFVLMTKFLNQTLGKMIFGIRVISFKEEKPLTWGTVLFREVVGRFISKTIWIGYAVAGFTQKKQALHDLFADTAVIHENLFKKN, from the coding sequence ATGGAAACAACATTTGATGATGCGAGACAGCCCTCCGTCCAGCCCGAATCCATCCAGCCGGAGCCTGCATTTGGGGGATTCTGGATACGCTTTTGGGCCTACCTCGTCGATTTGGCCGTCATAGCTGGAATCAATGCGATTTTAATTAAGCCTATTTTCATTCTTACAGGAGCCGATGGAGGAACTTCCTTTTTTTCTCCTAAACCGCTTTTGCAGCTGATGGTCTATTTCCTTTACTTCGTTCTTATGACGAAGTTTCTCAATCAGACGCTCGGTAAAATGATTTTCGGAATCCGGGTGATTTCCTTTAAGGAAGAAAAGCCTCTAACATGGGGGACGGTTTTATTCAGGGAAGTCGTAGGAAGATTTATCAGCAAAACGATATGGATTGGATATGCAGTGGCCGGTTTTACACAGAAAAAACAGGCGCTTCATGACTTGTTTGCGGACACAGCCGTCATTCATGAGAACCTGTTCAAAAAAAACTAA
- a CDS encoding DUF2953 domain-containing protein, with translation MSWVYGIIIFFSFFILLLSVTKLTITVEYSRSGKNDDLKVRLRAWHGIVRYTYKVPVIKADENKMSVSVMKEKNLGKEESGGKTKKDNISEEDVKTSLKDIKELTAHVTGLHEITKKFLKHIEIIKLEWHSRFGLGDAASTGGAAGMVWTLKGLICGAAGQYMKLKANPLLSVVPVFHGLCLDIQVIGIVRFRIGHAIIGGIRFVKYWKGGKPSFANKPLSKIFGEHNKPA, from the coding sequence GTGAGCTGGGTTTATGGAATTATAATTTTTTTCTCATTTTTTATATTGCTGCTGTCGGTTACAAAACTAACGATTACGGTTGAATATTCCAGGTCAGGGAAAAATGATGATTTAAAAGTAAGACTAAGAGCATGGCATGGAATCGTCCGCTACACGTATAAAGTGCCGGTTATAAAGGCGGATGAGAACAAGATGAGTGTAAGTGTCATGAAGGAAAAGAATCTTGGCAAAGAAGAAAGCGGAGGCAAAACGAAAAAGGATAACATTTCGGAAGAAGATGTGAAGACGAGTCTGAAAGATATTAAAGAACTTACAGCCCATGTAACCGGTCTTCATGAAATAACAAAGAAATTCCTGAAACATATAGAAATTATCAAATTAGAATGGCATTCCAGATTTGGACTTGGAGATGCTGCGTCTACAGGCGGTGCAGCCGGAATGGTCTGGACGCTTAAAGGGCTCATCTGCGGAGCGGCTGGCCAGTACATGAAGCTAAAGGCAAATCCGCTGCTCTCTGTTGTCCCCGTGTTTCACGGGCTCTGTTTGGATATACAGGTAATAGGTATAGTCAGGTTTCGAATCGGACATGCTATTATCGGTGGAATTCGTTTCGTAAAATATTGGAAAGGCGGGAAACCGTCGTTTGCCAATAAACCTTTATCCAAAATATTTGGAGAACACAATAAACCTGCATAG
- the pxpB gene encoding 5-oxoprolinase subunit PxpB, which produces MEHAVFFPVNEQSLLIEFGTESSEKLRGRIRQFTDLLDQQNYPWLVEYIPAFTNITLIFNLLYFKDKPEQSHLLIQNELEKLLAEIGEEAPVSENSSLVRIPVCYEDDFGMDLDEVASLNGLTKEEVIRLHTEREYPVYMIGFSPGFPYLGGMNNKIAAPRKGKPRSKIPAGSVGIAGTQTGVYPMETPGGWQIIGRTPLSLFNPENEPPTLLQAGDSVEFYPISREEYYRLKES; this is translated from the coding sequence ATGGAACATGCCGTTTTTTTTCCGGTAAACGAACAATCGCTCCTGATTGAGTTTGGAACAGAATCAAGTGAAAAGCTTCGTGGAAGAATCAGACAATTTACAGATTTGCTGGATCAGCAGAATTATCCGTGGCTGGTTGAGTACATACCTGCTTTCACCAACATTACACTTATCTTCAATCTTCTTTATTTTAAAGACAAACCTGAACAATCTCATCTCTTGATCCAAAACGAATTGGAGAAACTGCTTGCGGAAATAGGAGAGGAGGCGCCAGTAAGCGAAAATTCCTCCCTTGTGAGAATTCCGGTATGCTACGAAGACGATTTTGGCATGGATTTAGATGAAGTGGCATCTTTGAATGGCTTAACGAAAGAAGAGGTGATCCGCCTTCATACTGAAAGAGAGTATCCTGTATATATGATTGGTTTTTCACCTGGCTTTCCCTACCTCGGCGGAATGAACAATAAAATTGCCGCGCCTCGCAAAGGTAAGCCAAGGTCAAAAATTCCTGCCGGTTCCGTAGGAATTGCTGGTACTCAAACGGGGGTATATCCGATGGAAACTCCAGGCGGATGGCAGATTATCGGCAGAACGCCCCTTTCGTTATTTAATCCGGAAAACGAGCCGCCCACTCTTTTGCAGGCGGGAGATTCTGTGGAGTTTTATCCAATCAGCAGAGAAGAATATTACCGTCTAAAGGAGTCCTAG
- a CDS encoding MFS transporter: protein MKTANFRYLWMGQTIANAGDIFYAAALIALLYHVTGSAFSLAAVPFSITAARFLSGLAAPVIMDKWKIENILAYSQAGKTVFLLLLALSLSAEETVHLFFVFTCIILISTLDGWAAPAKNAMLPGIVPSEELVKANSFTASIDQSVQLGGWAAGGLLTSAWGSMTMIWLTAALYALSAYLLVKIKLGSAPFFYAPKQKLRNQLKDGWLEIWRIQQLRTIHFILLLETAAGTVWIAAILYLYVKEQLHLGEEWWGYINASFFAGLIAGGVFGVLYSSWMDRNSGKIIITGAFGISAATFIFGVTAIPWIALAASALFGVMEQLKSVSLQTAMQRSTPAPLLTKIYSAQSSMLALTFGLGSLAAGAAAERVPISAIFLTASGILLVSAFYTIGRKQRLSS, encoded by the coding sequence ATGAAAACTGCAAACTTCCGCTACTTGTGGATGGGACAAACCATTGCAAATGCAGGGGATATATTCTATGCCGCCGCATTGATCGCTCTGCTGTATCACGTAACAGGATCCGCTTTTTCCCTTGCTGCTGTGCCTTTTTCCATAACAGCTGCCCGTTTCTTAAGCGGTCTGGCTGCGCCCGTCATCATGGATAAATGGAAGATAGAAAACATTCTAGCCTATTCACAGGCAGGAAAGACCGTTTTTCTTCTTCTGCTCGCTCTTAGTCTTTCAGCAGAAGAGACGGTACATTTATTTTTCGTATTTACTTGCATCATTCTGATTTCCACTCTGGATGGATGGGCTGCCCCAGCAAAAAACGCGATGCTTCCTGGCATTGTTCCTTCGGAGGAGCTTGTGAAAGCAAACAGCTTTACAGCAAGCATCGATCAGAGCGTCCAGCTTGGAGGATGGGCGGCAGGCGGCCTGCTGACATCAGCATGGGGCTCCATGACGATGATTTGGCTCACTGCGGCCCTCTATGCTCTCTCAGCGTATCTGCTTGTGAAAATCAAGCTTGGATCTGCGCCTTTTTTCTATGCTCCGAAACAAAAGCTGCGGAATCAGCTGAAGGACGGCTGGCTGGAGATATGGCGGATTCAGCAGCTCAGAACCATTCATTTTATTTTGCTCCTGGAAACAGCAGCCGGAACCGTATGGATCGCTGCCATCCTCTATCTTTATGTAAAGGAGCAGCTTCACCTCGGAGAAGAATGGTGGGGGTATATAAACGCCAGTTTTTTTGCAGGGTTAATTGCCGGGGGTGTATTTGGTGTCCTCTATTCTTCGTGGATGGACCGAAATAGCGGAAAGATTATCATAACGGGTGCTTTCGGAATCAGTGCGGCTACCTTTATTTTTGGAGTAACAGCCATTCCATGGATTGCACTAGCGGCCTCCGCCTTATTCGGGGTGATGGAACAGCTGAAGTCCGTTAGTCTTCAGACTGCCATGCAGCGCAGTACGCCTGCACCGCTTTTAACGAAAATATATTCTGCACAAAGCTCCATGCTTGCATTAACCTTCGGATTAGGTTCGCTTGCAGCTGGAGCAGCGGCCGAAAGAGTGCCTATCTCCGCAATCTTTTTAACCGCATCAGGGATTCTGCTTGTTTCCGCCTTCTACACAATTGGACGGAAGCAACGACTCTCCTCTTAA
- a CDS encoding biotin-dependent carboxyltransferase family protein, whose amino-acid sequence MSLKILQSGLHSTIQDMGRSGYQKYGVIKSGAMDLYAHRLANVLTGNSEDEATIEMTLLGPTIEFTEDTVIALTGGNLSPKISGKPIPLWRPVYVKAGAKLEFGAPVSGCRTYMAAAGGYDLEPEMGSFSTYLKAGIGGFHGRALKVNDELRIKNSDLLDKAEFKDTDDLAISAGWYMKPFYNPDNKTIKYIKGREYDWFTEDSQTAFEKEEFSLSSQSDRMGFRLDGPVLTLKEKRELLSEAVGFGTIQVPAGGQPIILMADHQTTGGYPKIGQVIADCLPALAQLKPGEKIRFEETTVEEAQILLVKREKEIEFLRSMVKDKFERGVL is encoded by the coding sequence ATGAGTTTAAAAATTCTTCAGTCCGGTCTGCACAGCACAATTCAGGATATGGGCAGATCCGGCTACCAGAAATATGGAGTCATTAAAAGCGGAGCCATGGATCTATATGCGCACCGCCTTGCCAATGTATTAACCGGAAATTCCGAAGACGAAGCTACAATTGAAATGACACTCCTTGGTCCGACCATTGAATTCACAGAAGATACGGTAATTGCTTTGACAGGGGGCAATCTTTCTCCCAAAATCAGCGGAAAGCCTATCCCGCTATGGCGGCCTGTCTATGTAAAGGCAGGGGCAAAGCTAGAATTTGGAGCACCTGTTTCGGGATGCAGAACGTATATGGCCGCAGCAGGCGGCTATGATCTTGAACCGGAGATGGGAAGTTTTTCTACATATCTAAAGGCGGGAATAGGAGGTTTTCATGGACGGGCCCTTAAAGTAAACGATGAACTGCGTATCAAAAACTCTGATTTACTGGATAAAGCAGAGTTTAAAGATACGGATGACTTGGCTATTTCTGCAGGCTGGTATATGAAACCATTCTATAATCCGGATAACAAAACAATTAAATACATAAAGGGAAGAGAATATGACTGGTTTACAGAAGATTCTCAAACAGCTTTTGAGAAAGAAGAATTTTCATTGAGCAGTCAATCAGACCGGATGGGCTTTCGGCTGGATGGACCGGTTTTAACCTTAAAAGAAAAAAGAGAACTTCTTTCTGAAGCGGTTGGGTTCGGAACCATTCAAGTTCCGGCAGGCGGCCAGCCGATCATCCTGATGGCTGATCATCAAACCACTGGAGGCTATCCGAAAATCGGCCAGGTCATTGCAGACTGCCTGCCGGCTCTTGCACAGCTCAAGCCCGGAGAGAAAATCAGGTTTGAGGAAACAACGGTCGAGGAAGCGCAAATTCTGCTTGTGAAAAGAGAAAAGGAAATTGAATTTCTCCGTTCCATGGTAAAGGACAAATTTGAAAGGGGGGTTTTATAG
- a CDS encoding acetate kinase, producing the protein MAKIIAINAGSSSLKFQLFDMPSEEVVTKGLVERIGLDNATFMITVNGEKQTETTNIPDHAVAVKILLSKLTELNIISSLAEIEGIGHRVVHGGERFSDSALINEETLAAIEELSDLAPLHNPANVVGIKAFQEVLPNVPAVAVFDTAFHQTMPDQSFLYSLPYEYYEKYGIRKYGFHGTSHKYVSERAAEMLGRPLEHLRLISCHLGNGASIAAIEGGKSIDTSMGFTPLAGVAMGTRSGNIDPALIPFIMEKTGSSADEVLNILNKKSGLLGVSGLSSDLRDITTAAKEGNERAETALEVFASRIHKYIGSYAARMSGVDAIIFTAGIGENSAEVRARVLRGLEFMGIYWDPALNDTFGDDRFVSYPHSPVKVMIIPTNEEVMIARDVVRLT; encoded by the coding sequence ATGGCAAAAATAATTGCAATTAATGCTGGGAGTTCTTCTCTTAAATTCCAGCTGTTTGATATGCCGAGTGAAGAAGTAGTCACAAAAGGACTTGTAGAAAGAATCGGTCTTGATAATGCTACATTCATGATTACGGTTAACGGGGAAAAACAGACGGAAACAACCAATATTCCAGATCACGCTGTAGCAGTAAAAATCCTTCTGTCCAAGCTGACGGAACTGAACATCATTTCTTCGCTTGCTGAAATTGAAGGAATTGGACACCGTGTTGTGCACGGCGGCGAAAGATTCAGTGATTCTGCTTTAATCAACGAAGAAACGCTTGCTGCGATTGAAGAGCTTTCGGATTTGGCTCCTTTGCACAATCCGGCAAACGTTGTCGGAATTAAAGCATTCCAGGAAGTTCTTCCGAATGTACCGGCAGTAGCCGTTTTTGATACAGCATTCCATCAGACAATGCCTGATCAATCTTTCCTTTACAGCTTGCCTTACGAGTACTATGAAAAATACGGCATTCGTAAATACGGATTCCACGGAACATCCCATAAATATGTGTCTGAACGTGCCGCAGAAATGCTTGGAAGACCTCTTGAGCACCTGCGTCTGATTTCCTGCCATTTAGGAAACGGTGCAAGTATTGCAGCAATCGAAGGCGGAAAATCAATTGATACATCAATGGGCTTTACCCCTTTGGCAGGAGTTGCTATGGGAACGCGCTCAGGGAATATCGATCCGGCGCTTATTCCATTCATTATGGAGAAGACAGGGTCTTCTGCGGATGAAGTATTGAATATCCTGAACAAAAAAAGCGGACTGCTTGGAGTTTCCGGATTATCAAGCGACCTTCGCGATATTACGACTGCTGCAAAAGAAGGCAACGAGCGTGCGGAGACGGCGCTTGAAGTTTTTGCAAGCCGTATCCATAAATACATCGGTTCTTACGCTGCCCGCATGAGCGGAGTCGATGCGATTATCTTTACTGCCGGAATCGGTGAAAACAGTGCAGAAGTTCGTGCACGTGTCCTTCGCGGTCTGGAATTCATGGGCATTTACTGGGATCCGGCGCTTAACGATACGTTCGGTGACGATCGTTTCGTCAGCTACCCTCATTCTCCGGTAAAAGTCATGATTATTCCTACGAATGAAGAAGTTATGATTGCACGTGACGTTGTACGTTTAACATAA
- the tpx gene encoding thiol peroxidase — protein sequence MAKITFKGNSVTLPETEVKKGDKAPDFRVLANDMSEVTLADSNGKVRIISVVPSIDTGVCDAQTRKFNEEAAKLDNVTVLTISNDLPFAQKRWCAANGLENVITLSDHRDLSFGEAYGVAIKELRLLARAVFVVNSSDEIVHAEYVSEATNHPDYEAAIEAAKAAK from the coding sequence ATGGCGAAAATTACATTTAAAGGAAATTCGGTAACTCTTCCCGAGACCGAAGTGAAAAAAGGGGACAAAGCACCTGATTTCCGCGTTCTGGCCAATGATATGTCTGAAGTCACACTGGCTGACTCAAATGGAAAAGTGCGTATTATCTCCGTGGTTCCTTCTATTGATACAGGCGTTTGCGATGCTCAAACAAGAAAATTTAATGAAGAAGCAGCGAAACTTGATAACGTAACCGTGTTAACGATCAGCAATGACCTTCCGTTTGCCCAAAAACGATGGTGTGCTGCAAATGGACTGGAAAATGTCATCACACTGTCCGATCACCGTGATCTTTCATTCGGTGAAGCATACGGTGTTGCGATTAAAGAACTCCGCCTTCTTGCCCGAGCGGTATTTGTCGTTAACAGCAGCGATGAAATTGTTCATGCAGAATATGTAAGTGAGGCAACAAACCATCCGGATTATGAAGCAGCGATTGAAGCAGCGAAAGCAGCCAAATAA
- a CDS encoding NRAMP family divalent metal transporter, protein MKENRLSILMGAAFLMATSAIGPGFLTQTTFYTEKLAASFGFVILITIILDIGVQLNVWRIIAVSEKRAQDIANMVLPGLGIFVAILIVFGGLAFNIGNIGGAGLGFNVLFGIDQKLGAIIAAAIAIAVFVVKEAGKLMDKFAQIMGFLMILLTIYVAFSSSPPVGEAITRSFVPEKTDFVAIVTLVGGTVGGYITFAGGHRLLEAGIKGRKSLPQVNQSAVTGIAVASLMRIFLFLASLGIVAQGLTIDKNNPPASVFQHAAGDIGYKFFGVVLLAAAITSVIGAAYTSVTFIQTFSSAVEKYQKATIIGFILISTIVFVAVGNPVQLLLLAGALNGLILPITLAVMLIAAYKKTIVGDYKHPIALTIFGVIICVIMAALSISTLGTNFSKLF, encoded by the coding sequence ATGAAAGAAAATCGTTTAAGCATCTTGATGGGAGCCGCTTTTTTAATGGCCACATCAGCAATCGGACCCGGTTTTTTAACACAGACCACTTTCTATACAGAAAAACTTGCCGCTTCTTTCGGCTTTGTCATTTTAATTACGATTATTTTGGACATCGGGGTCCAGCTGAACGTGTGGAGAATAATTGCGGTTTCTGAAAAGAGGGCCCAGGATATCGCCAATATGGTTTTGCCTGGCCTCGGAATCTTTGTCGCGATCCTGATTGTATTCGGCGGGCTTGCTTTTAATATTGGGAATATCGGCGGGGCCGGTCTTGGATTTAATGTTCTCTTCGGTATTGACCAGAAGTTAGGGGCAATAATTGCAGCGGCGATCGCCATTGCGGTATTCGTTGTGAAAGAGGCTGGAAAACTGATGGATAAATTTGCACAGATCATGGGCTTTTTGATGATTCTGCTGACGATTTATGTCGCGTTTTCAAGCAGCCCTCCTGTAGGAGAGGCGATTACCCGATCCTTCGTGCCTGAAAAAACCGACTTTGTGGCGATTGTCACTTTAGTGGGAGGGACCGTTGGAGGGTACATTACCTTTGCGGGAGGACACCGTCTTCTGGAAGCAGGAATTAAAGGGCGAAAATCACTTCCGCAGGTTAATCAAAGTGCCGTAACAGGAATTGCTGTTGCATCCCTTATGAGAATTTTTCTTTTCCTTGCATCCCTTGGAATTGTTGCCCAGGGACTGACGATTGACAAAAATAACCCTCCTGCCTCTGTGTTTCAGCATGCAGCCGGAGACATAGGCTACAAATTTTTCGGAGTCGTTCTCCTTGCGGCGGCCATTACTTCTGTCATTGGTGCTGCCTACACATCTGTAACCTTTATTCAGACGTTCAGTTCAGCAGTAGAGAAATACCAGAAGGCAACAATCATTGGGTTCATTTTAATCTCCACCATTGTATTTGTAGCCGTGGGCAATCCTGTTCAGCTATTGCTTCTGGCAGGTGCACTGAATGGGCTGATTTTGCCGATTACACTGGCTGTCATGCTGATTGCCGCATACAAAAAAACAATTGTCGGGGATTATAAGCATCCAATTGCCCTTACGATTTTCGGTGTCATAATTTGTGTAATCATGGCTGCTCTAAGCATCTCAACACTTGGTACAAATTTTTCGAAGCTATTTTAA